From Permianibacter aggregans, a single genomic window includes:
- the hutI gene encoding imidazolonepropionase, with amino-acid sequence MQLTRYVNGRFCTMQGKDYGLVENGEMQVADGRIQYIGAAKMAPDNGGERIDLQGALITPGLIDCHTHLVYGGHRANEFEMRLNGASYADIAKAGGGIVSTVAATRAASVEILFEQASKRLKHWLAEGVTTIEIKSGYGLDLASERKMLQVATRLGEQHPISVRRTFLGAHAVPPEFAGKADQYLDYLIDEVLPTLHQERLVDAVDVFCESIGFSWAQSERMLEAARRLSLPIKIHAEQLSNLQGAKKAAEMDALSADHLEFLNPVDVPTLAKHGTVAVLLPAAFYFLRETKLPPMEALRQHKVPIALASDSNPGSSPAESLLLMLNMACTLFRMTPLEALQGVTIHAAKALGAANEIGSLERGKFADFAVFDCQHPAELSYRIGANSCIGRGYRGAFSWR; translated from the coding sequence ATGCAGCTAACTCGCTACGTCAACGGTCGTTTTTGCACGATGCAAGGCAAAGACTATGGTCTCGTCGAAAACGGCGAAATGCAGGTCGCCGATGGCCGCATTCAGTATATTGGCGCAGCCAAAATGGCACCGGACAACGGCGGCGAACGCATTGATTTGCAAGGCGCACTGATCACACCCGGGTTGATCGATTGCCATACCCATCTGGTCTACGGCGGTCATCGCGCCAATGAGTTCGAAATGCGCCTGAATGGCGCCAGCTACGCCGACATTGCCAAAGCCGGAGGCGGCATTGTCTCCACCGTTGCCGCCACCCGTGCCGCCAGCGTCGAGATCTTGTTCGAGCAAGCCAGCAAACGCCTGAAGCACTGGCTGGCCGAAGGCGTCACGACGATTGAAATCAAAAGCGGTTATGGCCTCGATTTGGCCAGTGAACGAAAAATGCTGCAGGTGGCTACGCGACTTGGTGAGCAACATCCAATCAGCGTGCGCCGCACGTTTCTTGGCGCCCATGCGGTGCCACCGGAGTTTGCTGGCAAAGCCGATCAATACCTCGATTATTTGATTGATGAAGTATTACCGACACTACACCAAGAACGACTTGTTGATGCCGTCGATGTATTCTGCGAATCGATTGGTTTTAGTTGGGCGCAGAGTGAACGAATGCTGGAAGCAGCGCGGCGCCTTTCACTGCCGATAAAAATTCATGCCGAACAACTATCGAATCTGCAAGGAGCGAAAAAAGCCGCTGAAATGGACGCATTGTCTGCCGATCATCTGGAGTTTCTCAACCCGGTCGATGTGCCAACGTTGGCCAAACACGGTACCGTCGCTGTGCTGTTACCTGCCGCATTTTATTTTCTGCGTGAAACCAAACTGCCGCCGATGGAAGCACTGCGTCAGCACAAGGTACCAATCGCTTTGGCCTCCGACTCCAATCCCGGCTCGTCGCCGGCCGAATCGCTGCTGCTGATGTTGAATATGGCCTGCACGCTGTTCCGGATGACGCCACTCGAAGCGCTGCAAGGCGTCACCATTCATGCCGCAAAAGCGCTCGGTGCTGCAAATGAAATCGGCAGTCTGGAGCGCGGAAAGTTTGCCGATTTTGCTGTGTTCGATTGCCAACATCCGGCCGAGCTTAGCTATCGCATTGGCGCCAATTCCTGCATTGGCCGCGGCTATCGAGGCGCGTTTTCCTGGCGCTGA
- a CDS encoding MotA/TolQ/ExbB proton channel family protein, whose protein sequence is MKRLILTLLASTIAASSVVFAADAPKAQSLDQLLDMVRKAQTAESELNRQREAQFKQARDQQAALLNQAKAELAELERESDRLKAAFDANEKELAVLEEQKTVRVGNLGEMFGVVRQAAGDMAARINRSYVSAEIPGRAKFLEDMAQSKALPKIEALRNLWVSMQQEMTEQGKISRFTAPVVLGDGTQVERELVRVGAFNLVSDGEYYIYSPETNQIQELARQPVARVVSLVDDFESNSSGFEPLYVDPTRGGLLQLVVQAPDLMEKYHQGGVVGYVITGVFFVGILIVLERLITLTIVGGQIRSQLKSATPGNNPLGRVMSVYLANKDADTDNLELKLDEAIMKEVPRLERGIAMVKVFAALAPLLGLLGTVTGMIETFQVITMFGAGDPKLMASGISTALVTTVQGIVTAIPLVFLHSLISGRSKSLIHILEEQSTGIIAQHAEKKGA, encoded by the coding sequence ATGAAGCGTTTAATTCTCACTCTTCTCGCGAGCACAATTGCGGCATCGAGTGTCGTATTTGCCGCCGATGCGCCGAAAGCCCAGTCGCTGGACCAGCTGCTGGACATGGTTCGCAAAGCCCAAACCGCTGAGAGCGAGCTTAACCGCCAGCGTGAAGCCCAATTCAAGCAGGCCCGTGACCAACAAGCGGCGCTGCTGAATCAGGCCAAAGCTGAGTTGGCTGAACTGGAGCGTGAAAGCGATCGCTTGAAAGCGGCGTTCGATGCCAATGAGAAAGAGTTGGCCGTTCTGGAAGAGCAGAAAACCGTTCGCGTCGGTAACCTCGGCGAAATGTTCGGTGTAGTGCGTCAGGCTGCGGGCGACATGGCTGCTCGTATCAACCGTTCTTATGTATCGGCTGAAATCCCGGGCCGCGCCAAGTTCCTTGAGGACATGGCGCAGTCGAAAGCACTGCCGAAAATCGAAGCGTTGCGTAACCTGTGGGTTTCGATGCAGCAGGAAATGACCGAACAGGGCAAAATAAGCCGCTTCACCGCTCCGGTTGTTCTTGGCGACGGTACTCAAGTAGAGCGTGAGCTGGTTCGTGTTGGTGCATTCAACCTGGTCAGTGACGGTGAGTACTATATTTACAGTCCGGAAACCAACCAGATTCAGGAACTGGCTCGCCAGCCAGTTGCCCGCGTTGTCAGCTTGGTTGATGATTTCGAGAGCAACAGCTCCGGTTTTGAGCCGCTATATGTCGATCCAACCCGTGGCGGACTGTTGCAGTTGGTTGTTCAAGCCCCAGATCTGATGGAGAAATATCATCAGGGCGGTGTGGTTGGTTACGTCATTACTGGTGTGTTCTTCGTCGGTATCCTGATCGTGCTTGAGCGCCTGATCACGTTGACTATTGTCGGCGGCCAGATTCGCTCGCAGCTGAAATCCGCCACGCCGGGCAACAATCCGTTGGGTCGTGTCATGTCGGTCTATCTGGCCAACAAAGATGCCGATACTGATAACCTCGAGCTGAAGCTTGACGAAGCGATCATGAAAGAAGTGCCACGCCTGGAGCGCGGTATCGCAATGGTCAAAGTGTTCGCCGCGTTGGCTCCGTTGCTGGGTCTGCTCGGTACCGTTACCGGTATGATCGAGACCTTCCAGGTCATCACGATGTTCGGTGCCGGTGATCCGAAACTGATGGCAAGCGGTATTTCCACCGCGCTGGTTACCACGGTACAAGGTATCGTCACGGCAATTCCGCTGGTCTTCCTGCACAGCCTGATCTCGGGTCGCAGCAAGTCGCTGATCCACATTCTGGAAGAGCAGAGCACCGGCATCATTGCCCAGCACGCAGAGAAAAAAGGGGCGTAA
- the hutH gene encoding histidine ammonia-lyase has translation MSKKLFTLRPGQMTLVELRANYQHAQVIEMDPAFWPAIEASAATVDKVIKDGRTVYGINTGFGLLASTRIPTDKLKQLQQSLVLSHAVGVGKLLSDDVVRLLMVLKASSLGRGHSGVQRATLQLLLDMINAEIYPCIPEKGSVGASGDLAPLAHMSCAMIGVGKVRVNGETLDAETALKNAGLKPVELGPKEGLALLNGTQCSTALALAGLFATEDLFASAVVCGAMSVDAALGSDAPFDDRIHAVRGHQGQRDVAAAYRELLKDSEIRQSHTGCSKVQDPYSLRCQPQVMGACLDQLRFSASVLLTEANAVSDNPLVFSEEGDIISGGNFHAEPVAMAADVLAIVLAEIGALSERRIALLMDKHLSQLPPFLVKDGGVNSGFMIAQVTAAALASENKSLAHPASVDSLPTSANQEDHVSMATFAARRLRDMAENTAGVIAVEYLSAAQGIDFRAPLKTSPKLLQAHQLLREHVKHYEQDRYFATDIEAATNMVNGQLSDLVKLVLPSTPG, from the coding sequence ATGAGCAAAAAACTTTTCACGCTGCGCCCAGGCCAGATGACGCTGGTAGAACTGCGCGCCAATTATCAGCACGCCCAGGTAATCGAGATGGACCCGGCGTTCTGGCCGGCCATTGAGGCCTCGGCGGCCACCGTCGATAAAGTCATCAAGGATGGTCGCACCGTTTATGGCATCAATACCGGTTTCGGTTTGTTGGCCTCGACCCGGATTCCGACGGATAAGCTGAAACAACTTCAGCAGTCGCTGGTGCTCTCGCATGCCGTTGGTGTCGGCAAACTGCTCAGCGACGATGTCGTGCGTCTGTTGATGGTGTTGAAAGCTTCATCCCTGGGTCGCGGCCATTCCGGTGTGCAACGCGCGACGCTGCAATTGCTGCTCGATATGATCAACGCCGAGATCTATCCGTGTATTCCGGAGAAAGGCTCCGTCGGCGCCTCTGGAGATTTGGCGCCGCTGGCGCATATGAGCTGCGCGATGATTGGCGTCGGCAAAGTTCGGGTCAATGGCGAAACCTTGGATGCCGAAACCGCATTGAAAAATGCTGGCTTGAAACCGGTTGAGCTTGGACCGAAGGAAGGTTTGGCGTTGTTGAACGGAACCCAGTGCTCAACGGCCTTGGCGCTGGCCGGTTTGTTTGCCACCGAAGACTTGTTTGCGTCAGCTGTCGTGTGCGGTGCAATGTCAGTCGATGCTGCACTTGGCTCCGATGCACCATTCGATGATCGCATTCACGCCGTGCGCGGTCATCAAGGCCAACGCGATGTTGCCGCTGCTTATCGCGAATTATTGAAAGATTCCGAGATTCGCCAGTCCCATACTGGCTGCAGCAAAGTACAAGATCCCTACTCGCTACGTTGTCAGCCCCAGGTCATGGGCGCCTGCCTGGATCAACTGCGTTTTTCTGCTTCGGTGCTGCTAACCGAAGCCAACGCCGTTTCCGATAACCCATTGGTATTCAGCGAAGAAGGCGACATCATTTCTGGCGGAAACTTCCACGCCGAACCGGTGGCGATGGCCGCCGATGTGCTGGCCATCGTCCTGGCCGAAATCGGCGCCTTAAGCGAACGCCGTATCGCGCTGTTGATGGATAAACACCTGTCGCAATTGCCACCATTTCTGGTCAAGGATGGCGGTGTCAATTCCGGTTTCATGATTGCACAGGTAACAGCAGCCGCGCTCGCCAGCGAAAACAAATCACTGGCGCATCCCGCCTCAGTCGACAGCCTGCCAACCTCTGCCAATCAGGAAGACCATGTGTCGATGGCAACCTTCGCTGCCCGGCGTTTGAGAGACATGGCAGAAAATACTGCCGGCGTCATCGCTGTCGAATACCTGTCTGCCGCGCAAGGCATCGACTTCCGAGCGCCGCTGAAAACATCGCCGAAACTGCTGCAGGCGCATCAGTTGTTGCGCGAACACGTCAAACATTATGAGCAGGATCGTTATTTCGCTACCGACATCGAAGCCGCAACAAATATGGTCAACGGACAACTGTCCGATCTCGTAAAATTGGTTTTACCGTCGACACCAGGCTGA
- a CDS encoding MotA/TolQ/ExbB proton channel family protein: MTALTNLWEFVNRFMETGGPVMWIIAFVLFVLWALIIERWLYLQFEYPKEARTLIASWHARQDTSSWQARHIRQAWLSQATERLNTRIVLIKTLVAICPLIGLLGTVWGMINVFEAMSSQGSGNARLMANGISMATMPTMAGMVAAISGLFVAARLEALARNRAEQLADSLPHH; encoded by the coding sequence ATGACCGCGCTTACTAATCTGTGGGAATTCGTCAACCGGTTTATGGAAACCGGTGGCCCGGTGATGTGGATTATTGCCTTCGTACTGTTCGTACTGTGGGCTCTGATCATCGAACGCTGGCTGTACCTGCAGTTTGAATATCCGAAAGAAGCGCGGACCCTGATTGCCAGCTGGCACGCCCGCCAGGACACCTCGTCCTGGCAGGCCCGCCATATTCGCCAGGCGTGGTTGTCGCAAGCGACGGAACGCCTGAATACCCGGATTGTCCTAATCAAGACACTCGTGGCAATTTGCCCTTTGATCGGCCTTTTGGGCACGGTCTGGGGCATGATCAACGTGTTTGAGGCGATGTCCTCACAGGGCTCCGGCAACGCACGTCTGATGGCGAATGGTATTTCGATGGCGACCATGCCGACGATGGCGGGAATGGTGGCTGCAATTTCGGGTCTGTTTGTCGCGGCTCGTCTGGAAGCGTTGGCGCGCAATCGTGCCGAACAGCTTGCCGACAGTCTGCCGCACCATTGA
- a CDS encoding formimidoylglutamate deiminase: MKVFAKLALLPQGWARDVVIEVNAEGVIDGVQCNSSADGAQVLDGVLLPGMTNLHSHAFQRAMAGLTEYRQHEQDSFWSWRELMYRFAANITPEQLQHIAHWLYIEMLKAGFTGVCEFHYLHHDRDGNAFTDPAEMSQRIVNAANASGIALTHLPVLYRYAGFGQQAPKPGQKRFIHDLECYQRLLESLQKTVRNSHHQLGIAPHSLRAVDEDSLREALAMIDALDNNAPVHIHIAEQQQEVQDCLQFSGERPVQWLQRRFDVNRRWCLVHATHINEEERQTLARSGAVAGICTTTEANLGDGLFPIANYCQEGGAFGVGSDSNVSVSLVEELRWLEYGARLQAQRRAVLSNTEESVGQYLYSRAVRGGALASGRKTGAIAVGHSADFVVLQESELSDSPVPNARHLDHWLFVGHSARVRDVFVAGKRVVADGRHADEETAWQRYQSTLKVLLQA; encoded by the coding sequence ATGAAAGTTTTTGCCAAACTCGCGTTGTTGCCGCAAGGCTGGGCACGTGATGTCGTCATTGAGGTCAATGCCGAAGGCGTGATCGACGGAGTGCAATGCAACAGCAGTGCTGATGGTGCGCAAGTGCTGGATGGTGTGTTGCTACCGGGCATGACCAATCTGCATTCGCACGCGTTTCAGCGCGCGATGGCCGGTTTGACGGAGTATAGACAGCACGAGCAGGACAGTTTCTGGAGTTGGCGTGAACTGATGTATCGCTTTGCCGCCAACATCACGCCAGAACAATTGCAGCACATTGCCCACTGGCTTTACATCGAGATGTTGAAAGCCGGTTTTACTGGCGTTTGCGAATTTCACTATCTGCATCATGATCGCGACGGCAACGCGTTTACCGACCCGGCCGAGATGTCGCAACGCATCGTCAATGCCGCCAATGCGTCCGGTATCGCATTGACGCATTTGCCGGTGTTGTATCGCTACGCAGGATTTGGCCAGCAAGCGCCCAAGCCGGGCCAAAAGCGATTCATTCACGATCTGGAATGTTATCAGCGACTGCTGGAGTCGCTGCAAAAAACTGTGCGCAACAGTCATCACCAACTCGGCATTGCGCCGCATAGTTTGCGTGCCGTCGATGAAGACAGCTTGCGCGAGGCGTTGGCGATGATTGATGCGCTCGACAACAATGCGCCGGTACATATCCATATCGCCGAACAACAACAGGAAGTGCAGGATTGTTTGCAGTTCAGCGGCGAGCGGCCGGTGCAATGGTTACAGCGCCGTTTCGATGTCAACCGGCGCTGGTGCTTGGTGCATGCGACGCATATCAACGAAGAAGAGCGCCAAACGTTGGCCCGTTCCGGTGCCGTGGCCGGCATTTGCACAACAACCGAAGCCAATCTTGGCGATGGGCTTTTTCCTATCGCGAATTACTGTCAGGAAGGCGGCGCCTTTGGTGTCGGCAGTGATTCCAATGTTTCCGTTTCATTGGTTGAGGAATTGCGCTGGTTGGAATACGGTGCCCGTTTGCAGGCACAGCGCCGGGCGGTGTTATCAAACACCGAGGAGAGCGTCGGTCAGTATTTGTATAGTCGGGCGGTGCGCGGTGGCGCGTTGGCTTCCGGGCGAAAAACCGGCGCAATCGCGGTCGGGCATTCGGCGGATTTTGTTGTATTGCAGGAATCAGAGCTCAGCGATTCGCCAGTGCCGAATGCGCGTCATCTGGATCACTGGTTGTTCGTTGGTCATTCGGCTCGAGTCCGCGATGTGTTTGTTGCCGGCAAGCGAGTTGTTGCGGATGGCCGCCATGCCGATGAAGAAACCGCCTGGCAACGTTATCAATCAACATTGAAAGTCCTGTTGCAAGCATGA
- a CDS encoding GNAT family N-acetyltransferase has product MSLMLRSATFSDAPVFERIFLSHLEQMVTDAGSPARERLRTQHTAQQFLSRLQQGWLGIVVEQQDRVAGFLMLRPPTHLFSLYVAAEQVGSGIGTVLLQALFEQMPQSVITVNSSVRAETFYRRHGFEPSDTWQINDGLRYLPMQRPLR; this is encoded by the coding sequence ATGAGTCTTATGCTGCGTTCCGCGACGTTTTCCGATGCGCCAGTATTCGAGCGGATCTTTTTGTCGCATCTTGAACAAATGGTAACAGATGCCGGGTCTCCGGCACGGGAACGTTTGCGCACGCAACATACCGCGCAGCAGTTTCTTTCGCGCTTGCAGCAAGGTTGGCTCGGAATTGTCGTTGAGCAGCAGGACCGTGTGGCGGGTTTTCTGATGTTGCGGCCACCGACGCATCTTTTCAGTTTGTATGTGGCGGCAGAACAGGTTGGTAGCGGAATCGGAACGGTGCTGTTACAGGCATTATTCGAACAAATGCCGCAGTCGGTGATTACCGTCAATTCCTCGGTGAGGGCGGAAACGTTTTATCGTCGCCATGGCTTTGAGCCTAGCGATACCTGGCAAATCAATGACGGGCTGCGTTATCTGCCGATGCAACGTCCATTGCGCTGA
- the hutU gene encoding urocanate hydratase gives MTDPRFDASRVIRAPRGNEKTCKSWLTEAALRMLMNNLDPDVAENSQGLVVYGGIGRAARNWQCYDKIIESLRKLGDDQTLLIQSGKPVGIFPTHKDAPRVLLANSNLVPKWANWEHFHDLDKKGLMMYGQMTAGSWIYIGSQGIVQGTYETFVAMGKKHFGGELKGKWILTGGLGGMGGAQPLAATMAGASMLAVECDESRIDMRLRTRYLDHKCTSLDEALKLIQEACKAGKAISVGLLGNAGEVFPELVKRGIKPDMVTDQTSAHDPLNGYLPIGWSLAKAKDLRQTDPETVIREAKKSMAIQVEAMLAFSKQNIPVVDYGNNIRQVAYDEGVKNAFDFPGFVPAYIRPLFCQGIGPFRWVALSGDPEDIYKTDQKVKELIPDNPHLHNWLDMARERIAFQGLPARICWVGLGDRHRLALAFNEMVRNGELKAPIVIGRDHLDSGSVASPNRETESMQDGSDAVSDWPLLNALLNTAGGATWVSLHHGGGVGMGYSQHSGVVIVCDGTEDADKRLARVLWNDPGTGVMRHADAGYDIALACAKDKGLDLPAILD, from the coding sequence ATGACCGATCCCCGTTTCGACGCCAGCCGCGTCATCCGCGCCCCGCGCGGCAACGAGAAAACCTGCAAAAGTTGGCTGACCGAAGCTGCGCTGCGGATGCTGATGAATAATCTTGATCCAGACGTCGCCGAAAATTCGCAAGGTCTGGTCGTTTATGGCGGTATTGGCCGCGCGGCACGCAACTGGCAGTGCTACGACAAGATCATCGAGAGTCTGAGAAAACTCGGCGATGACCAGACGCTGCTGATCCAGTCCGGAAAGCCGGTCGGTATTTTCCCGACTCATAAAGACGCACCGCGGGTGCTACTGGCCAACTCGAATCTGGTGCCGAAATGGGCCAACTGGGAGCATTTCCACGATCTCGATAAAAAAGGCCTGATGATGTACGGCCAGATGACCGCCGGTTCCTGGATTTACATCGGCTCGCAGGGGATCGTCCAGGGCACCTACGAAACCTTCGTCGCGATGGGCAAGAAACATTTCGGTGGTGAACTCAAGGGTAAGTGGATACTCACTGGCGGTCTTGGAGGCATGGGCGGCGCCCAACCGTTGGCCGCGACCATGGCTGGTGCCTCGATGCTGGCAGTCGAATGCGATGAGTCACGCATCGACATGCGCCTGCGCACCCGCTACCTAGACCATAAATGCACCAGTCTCGACGAAGCGCTGAAGCTGATTCAAGAGGCCTGCAAGGCTGGAAAAGCCATTTCGGTCGGCCTGCTCGGCAACGCCGGAGAAGTCTTCCCGGAGCTGGTCAAGCGCGGCATCAAGCCGGATATGGTCACCGACCAGACTTCTGCCCACGACCCGTTGAATGGTTACCTGCCAATCGGCTGGTCGCTGGCCAAAGCCAAGGATCTGCGTCAAACCGATCCGGAAACGGTGATTCGCGAAGCCAAGAAATCGATGGCGATTCAGGTCGAAGCGATGCTGGCGTTCTCGAAACAAAACATCCCGGTCGTCGATTACGGCAACAATATCCGTCAGGTCGCGTACGATGAAGGCGTCAAAAACGCTTTCGATTTTCCGGGGTTTGTGCCGGCCTATATTCGACCGCTGTTCTGCCAGGGCATCGGCCCATTCCGCTGGGTGGCGCTGTCGGGCGACCCGGAAGATATCTACAAGACCGATCAGAAAGTCAAAGAGCTGATCCCCGACAACCCGCACCTGCATAACTGGCTCGATATGGCGCGCGAGCGCATCGCGTTCCAGGGTTTGCCGGCGCGTATCTGCTGGGTCGGACTCGGCGATCGCCATCGCCTGGCCCTGGCCTTCAACGAAATGGTCCGCAACGGCGAGCTGAAAGCGCCTATCGTTATTGGTCGCGACCACCTCGATTCCGGCTCGGTCGCTTCGCCGAACCGTGAAACCGAAAGCATGCAGGATGGCTCCGACGCGGTTTCCGACTGGCCACTGCTGAACGCGTTGCTGAACACCGCCGGCGGTGCCACCTGGGTGTCGCTGCATCATGGCGGCGGCGTCGGCATGGGTTATTCGCAACACTCTGGAGTCGTCATCGTTTGCGATGGCACTGAGGACGCCGACAAACGTCTGGCGCGGGTGCTGTGGAATGACCCGGGCACCGGCGTCATGCGTCATGCCGATGCCGGTTACGACATTGCTTTGGCCTGCGCGAAAGACAAAGGCCTGGATTTGCCGGCAATTCTGGATTGA
- the hutC gene encoding histidine utilization repressor: protein MSQKRYQSVIQYLSDGIAAGTWPVDAQVPSENELVAICGVSRMTARRALEELTEDGVLYRVQGKGTFVAPPKMQASFVQVRNIADEVRALGQSYANQIKLLQAEVPPAQVRELFQLEERAPAFHSIILHLENKLPVQLEDRWVHPNAVPEYLRQDFQRETPNVYLSRVAPLTAAEHVIEAHLPDLKLKRVLQLSELEACLVVRRTTWSGPQVISYATLYHPGTRYRLAGRIGVSPSQSTILEDIHV, encoded by the coding sequence GTGTCGCAAAAACGCTATCAGTCAGTTATTCAGTACTTGAGCGACGGCATTGCCGCCGGCACCTGGCCCGTTGATGCGCAAGTGCCATCGGAGAACGAACTGGTCGCGATTTGCGGGGTATCGAGGATGACTGCCCGACGGGCACTGGAAGAATTGACCGAAGACGGCGTGTTGTACCGGGTTCAAGGCAAAGGCACGTTCGTGGCGCCGCCGAAAATGCAGGCCTCGTTCGTGCAGGTGCGCAATATCGCCGACGAGGTACGGGCGCTCGGCCAGTCCTATGCCAATCAAATCAAGCTGCTGCAGGCCGAAGTACCGCCGGCACAGGTCCGTGAATTGTTCCAACTGGAAGAACGGGCGCCTGCCTTCCATTCGATCATCCTGCACCTGGAAAACAAGCTGCCGGTGCAGCTCGAAGATCGTTGGGTGCACCCGAACGCGGTGCCGGAATACCTGCGCCAGGATTTTCAGCGCGAGACACCGAATGTCTACCTTTCCCGTGTAGCGCCGCTGACCGCCGCCGAGCACGTTATCGAAGCCCATTTGCCTGATTTGAAGTTGAAACGCGTGCTACAGCTTTCCGAGCTGGAAGCCTGCCTGGTCGTGCGCCGGACCACCTGGTCCGGACCGCAGGTGATCAGCTACGCGACCCTTTATCACCCGGGAACCCGTTACCGGCTGGCCGGTCGGATCGGCGTCTCCCCTAGCCAATCCACGATTCTGGAGGACATCCACGTATGA
- a CDS encoding energy transducer TonB: MDTSALGLGEGLSLGGVVGGVASFTTGTGDGEAIPVATLPPRYPVEAARDGIEGYVCFNFYVEPDGSVTDLSIYDAKPRRVFDSEARRAISKWKFKPSVEDGKPVKSELKKYCLDFKLEQG, translated from the coding sequence ATGGATACGTCTGCCCTTGGATTAGGAGAAGGTTTAAGCCTCGGTGGAGTAGTCGGGGGCGTTGCGTCTTTCACTACCGGCACGGGTGATGGCGAAGCGATTCCGGTGGCTACACTCCCCCCGCGTTATCCGGTCGAGGCGGCTCGTGATGGTATCGAAGGTTATGTTTGCTTCAACTTTTACGTTGAGCCGGACGGTTCGGTAACGGATCTGTCGATCTACGATGCCAAACCGCGTCGGGTTTTCGATTCAGAAGCGCGCCGTGCTATTTCCAAATGGAAATTCAAGCCAAGCGTGGAAGATGGCAAACCGGTCAAGTCTGAGCTGAAAAAGTACTGCCTGGACTTCAAACTGGAACAGGGTTAA
- the hutG gene encoding N-formylglutamate deformylase: MNPIYSLHQGSVPMLISMPHNGTEIPAELKARMTPAAHRVADTDWFLDRLYGFAKDLGCSMLNPRYSRYVIDLNRAPDGQILYAGANNTELCPTSTFAEEPIYQPGEQPDETEIAERVGKYWQSYHQAIIDELARIKAQHGYALLFEAHTIRSEVPRFFQGRLPDINFGNADGKSCLESLVKPLAHIDYAPYTQVLNGRFKGGYITRHYGQPERNVHALQLELSQITYLDEKTLQWHDNNASKIMPVLQRIVEALLLVGNPALSK; this comes from the coding sequence ATGAATCCGATTTACTCGTTGCATCAGGGCAGTGTGCCGATGTTGATTTCAATGCCACATAACGGCACCGAGATCCCGGCCGAACTGAAAGCGCGAATGACGCCTGCCGCGCACCGGGTTGCCGATACCGACTGGTTTCTCGACCGATTGTATGGATTTGCCAAAGACCTCGGCTGCAGCATGCTGAACCCGCGCTACTCCCGTTACGTCATCGATTTGAACCGGGCGCCCGATGGCCAGATCCTTTATGCCGGTGCCAACAATACCGAGCTATGCCCAACCAGCACTTTTGCCGAAGAGCCAATTTACCAGCCCGGTGAACAGCCGGATGAAACGGAAATCGCCGAGCGTGTCGGCAAGTATTGGCAGTCTTACCATCAGGCGATTATTGATGAACTGGCGCGCATCAAAGCGCAGCATGGTTATGCGCTGTTGTTCGAAGCCCACACGATTCGCTCGGAAGTGCCGCGGTTTTTTCAAGGCCGTTTACCGGATATCAATTTCGGTAATGCTGATGGCAAAAGTTGTCTGGAATCGCTGGTCAAACCGCTAGCGCACATTGATTACGCGCCCTACACACAGGTGCTGAATGGCCGCTTCAAAGGCGGTTACATCACTCGTCATTACGGCCAGCCGGAGCGTAATGTGCACGCCTTGCAACTGGAGTTATCGCAGATTACTTATCTTGACGAAAAGACACTGCAGTGGCATGACAATAACGCCAGCAAAATCATGCCGGTGTTGCAGCGAATCGTCGAAGCGCTGTTATTGGTCGGCAATCCGGCGCTGAGCAAGTAG
- a CDS encoding ExbD/TolR family protein, giving the protein MSKSSRGQQEEAQIDMTPMLDVVFIMLIFFITTASFVREAGIEVQSPEANMAIKKPEANVFVAVGADNKIWVDKRQVEAPVLRQVIESLRAENPGGAVVIQADKQSDVGTVIAALDAIKAAGGEDVSVATEVE; this is encoded by the coding sequence ATGTCCAAGAGTTCGAGAGGGCAACAGGAAGAAGCGCAGATCGACATGACGCCAATGCTGGACGTCGTGTTCATCATGCTGATCTTCTTCATCACGACCGCTTCGTTTGTGCGCGAAGCCGGTATCGAAGTGCAAAGCCCCGAAGCCAATATGGCGATCAAAAAGCCGGAGGCAAACGTTTTTGTCGCGGTCGGGGCCGATAACAAGATATGGGTCGACAAGCGTCAGGTTGAAGCACCGGTACTGCGCCAGGTCATTGAAAGCCTGCGTGCCGAGAACCCGGGCGGCGCTGTCGTGATTCAGGCTGATAAACAGTCCGACGTAGGCACCGTCATTGCGGCGCTGGACGCCATCAAGGCAGCCGGGGGTGAAGACGTCTCCGTCGCGACGGAAGTGGAGTAA